A single Candidatus Dojkabacteria bacterium DNA region contains:
- a CDS encoding helix-turn-helix transcriptional regulator, translating into MRNLTQNELALLVGVDTKSISNYERGVAYPSIQTLILISKAVKYPMEYFVSVEKNNTAFARLLIIEQRLSELITDLKDIKQVLK; encoded by the coding sequence ATGCGTAATTTAACACAAAATGAACTGGCTTTACTTGTTGGTGTAGATACAAAAAGTATAAGTAATTATGAACGTGGCGTCGCATATCCGTCCATACAGACACTCATACTTATATCAAAGGCCGTAAAATATCCAATGGAATATTTCGTATCAGTTGAGAAAAACAACACTGCATTTGCAAGGCTTTTAATAATTGAACAACGGTTGTCCGAGCTGATAACAGACTTAAAGGATATAAAGCAGGTTCTAAAGTAA